The genomic DNA GCAGAGAAATATACGTTGCTGCACGTAAAGGCGAACCGGATCCGGAATCAAACACTGCGCTGAAAGTTGTTCTCGAACGTGCTAAAACTTACTCGGTTCCAAAACACATTATCGACAAGGCAATCGAGAAAGCAAAAGGCGGGGACGATGAATCATTTGACGAACTCCGTTACGAAGGCTTCGGTCCGAACGGTTCGATGATTATTGTCGATGCACTGACTAATAACGTGAACCGTACAGTATCAGACGTCCGTGCGGCATTTGGTAAAAACGGAGGAAACATGGGTGTCAGCGGTGCGGTCAGCTATATGTTCGACAGCGTGTCGGTCTTTGTGTTTAAAGGCTTTGATGAAGAGACAGTGCTGATGCATTTAATGGAAGCGGAAGTCGACGTTAACGACGTGGCGGAAGAAAACGGCATGACAGTCGTGTACGGTGAACCGCAGGCATACAATAACATTAAAACTGCGCTGGATGAACTGGGTGTGGAAGACTTCGAAGTGGCAGAACACGCGATGATTGCACAGAACGAAGTCACGCTGGAAGATGAAGATCTCGAACAGTTTGAGAAGCTGATTGATGTTCTTGAAGACCTGGAAGATGTATCTAATGTGTTTCATAATGTAAACTTAGGTGAGTAAACAATATGAAGGAGTGGTACTGTGTCAGAATTAATGGATTTCGGTTATAAAGGTAAAGTTGCAGTCATTACGGGTTCAAGTAAAGGTATCGGGCGTGAAACCGCTCTGCAGATGGTGAAGCTCGGTGCGAAAGTGCTGCTTGTGGCACGCGGGGAAGACGCATTGAAAGAAGCGGTGTCTGAAATCAGTGCATTCGGCGAAGCGGACTATATTGCACAGGATATTACTGAGAGCGGTGCAGCTGAAGCAATCGTTGAAGCGGCCGTTCAGAAATTCGGACGTTTGGATGTACTTGTAAATAACGCGGGCAGTTCGTTTGCAAAAAGCTTTGAAGACGTTGAAGTGGCGGGCTGGGAAGAAGATATTGACTTGAAAGTCATGGCAGCAGTGAAAATGTCTAAAGCGGCACTGCCTCATTTAAAGAAGCAGGGCGGCGCTATTTTAAACTTAACTGCGGTCATGGGTAAAACACCGCAGGCGAATTCATTGCCGACAACAGTATCAAGAAGTGCAGGACTTGCGCTTACGAAAGCGATGAGTAAAGATCTTGGGAAGCACAATATTCGTGTGAACGCAGTTTGTATCGGTTTAATCCGGAGCGATCAGATCGAAAAACGCTGGCAGAAACAGGCGCCGGAATTATCGTGGGAAGAGTTCTCTGTGAAGAGCGGAGGGAATATTCCGCTCGGGCGTATCGGTGATACCGCCGAGGCCGCGAACGTTATCACATTCCTGTGTTCCGACCTCGCATCATACGTGAGCGGTACTGCAGTAAACATTGACGGCGGCAGCGGTCACGCGTGGTAAATGATATTTGATTGAAGGCTGTAATTGCCGGGCGATACTGTCCGATAAATTGACTTATCGGACGATGTGAAACGGACACTGTCCGATAAAATCACTTATCGGACGATGTGAAACCGACACTGTCAGACAAAACCATTTATCGGACGATATGAAACCGACACTGTCAGACAAAACCATTTATCTGACAATGTGAAATCGACACTGTCAGACAAAACTATTTATCTGACAATGTGAAATCGACACTGTCAGACAAAACTACTTATCTGACAATGTGAAACGGACACTGTCAGACAAAACTATTTATCTGACAATGTACAGTCAAAAATACATGCAAACACAAAACAAGCATCAAATCCAATCCGGATTTGATGCTTGTTTAATTTTATTTACTCACTTTCTCAACTGCCGCACCGAATCTGACGAGTGCCTCATCAATTTCAGCGGCAGTAACGTTGAGCGGCGGGAGGAGCCTCACAACGTTGTGCTTCGCCGGAACGACGAGCAGTTTCTCGTCATAGCTTGCTGCAATAACGTCAGCTGCCTGTACTTCATCTTTAAACTCGACACCGATAAGCAGTCCGAGCCCTTTAAGTTCAGCAATCGCACCGGTCTTATCGGCAATCTGCTGCAGGCCTGCATTCAGCTGTTCGGCACGGGCGGCTGTGTTTTCCAGCAGGCCTGCCTCCATAATCTCATCGAAGATCACATTGCCGACGGCAGTACCCAGCGGATTTCCGCCGAGCGTCGTACCGTGATCGCCCGAGTTAAAGTGTGCAGCGACTTTGTCCGTTGCCATAAATGCACCGAGCGGATAACCGCCGCCGAGCCCTTTGGCAAGCGTGACGATATCCGGCTGAAGTCCGAACTGTTCAAACGAATAAAGTGTACCCGTACGGCCCATGCCGGTCTGTACTTCATCAATAATCAAAAGCAGTCCGTCGTTTTGGAGTTCTTTCAGCGTCTGAACAAATTCATCGCTCAGCGCGTTAATACCGCCTTCACCCTGTACCGTTTCAACGAGTACTGCACATGTCTGAGCTGTAACGGCTGCTTTAAGCGCGTCTGAATCGTTCAGCGGTGCGTACTTCGCGCCGGGAAGCAGCGGCTCGAAGTCTTTATGCATATCCGGCTGTCCTGTCGCAGACAGTGTCGCCATCGTACGCCCGTGGAATGAATCCGTCAGTGTAATGACTTCAAAGCAGTTTTCGCCGTTGACTTCCTTACCGTATTTACGGGCGAGCTTCAGTGCACCTTCGTTCGCTTCGGCACCGGAGTTGGCAAAGAATACTTTGGCGAGACTGCCTGCACCTTTACAGCTCACGAGTTTATCAGCAAGCTCAATCGAAGGCTTATTCCAGTAAACGTTGGAAGTATGCATCAGCGTTGCCGCCTGTTTTGATACAGCATCAACGATTTTTTCATTGGCGTGCCCTAAAATGTTCGTCGCAATACCCGAGACAAAATCCAGATATTCCACGCCGTCATTATTTGTCAGCCAGACCCCTTTACCGGAGACGAATAATTTATCGCCGCGGTTGTAAGTATTAAACAGCGCCGAGTTTCCGAGTTCAATCAAATCTTCAGTTGTCATAAAACTCTTCCTCCTTCATGCGGTATAATCATCGTGCCGATTCCGGCATCAAAAAACAGTTCGAGCAGCAGAGAGTGTTTAATGCGCCCGTCGACAATATGAGCCTGCTTAACGCCTTTTTTAATGGCGTGTGAGCAGCATTCGACTTTCGGAATCATCCCGTCTGAAATGATGCCGGATTCGATATGTGCATCCACTTCAGCCAGTGTCAGTTCTGACAGCAGCGTCGTTTCATCGTCCTTATCCCTGTATACCCCTTTTGTATCGGTTAAAAGAATAAATTTATCGGCACCGATGGCACCTGCAACTTCCCCTGCGACATAATCCGCATTTATATTATATGTGTCGCCGTTCATATCCACACCGACGGGTGAGATCACGGGCACGAAATCATTGTTGATCAGCAGCGTCAGTAAAGTCGTATCGATCGTCTCGATTTCCCCGACAAGACCGATATCAATCGTTTCAATTTCCCCGTTTTCACCCGTCTCTTCGATAAACTTCTTCTTCACTTTAATCAGATTGCCGTCCTTGCCGGAAATACCGACCGCGCTGCCGCCGATTTTATTGTAGTGCTTGACGATATCCTTGTTCACCTGTCCGGAAAGCACCATTTCAGCGACTTCCATTACCGCATCATCGGTGACGCGGAGTCCTTTTTTAAATTCCGATTCGATGCTGAGGCTGGACAGCATGTCGTTAATGAACGGCCCGCCGCCGTGTACAATCACCGGTTTAATGCCGACTGACTTCATTAGCAGGACATCCTGCATGACGGACTCTTTTAAGCTGTCGTTAACCATGGCGTTACCGCCGTACTTTAAAACGATAATATTGTTTTGAAACACGTTAATGTATGGAAGCGCCTCGATGAGTGTATCTATTCTCTGTGTATCATTCATGATTATCATCCTAACTTCTGTAGTCCGCATTGATTTTTACGTAATCGACCGACATATCGCAGGTCCATACTTCACCGGAATATTCTCCGCTATTTAAATCGATAAAGATCTCAACATCCGTGCATCCTAAAATATTGAATGCAAGTGCCTCGTCAAACGGTACGGCAAGTCCTTCGTGGCAGACGAGTACTTCGTCTTTTCCGGAAGTGAATTTAATCGTAATCGCATTCGGATCAAGCGTTTCTGCACCGCTGTTGCCGACTGCCATAATGACGCGTCCCCAGTTGGCATCCTGACCGTAGACCGCAGTTTTAACAAGGCTTGAAGTGGCAACCGTTTTTGCAACGCTGACCGCGTCGCTTTTACTGGCAGCGTTGACTACATTGACTGTTACGAACTTCGTCGCACCTTCAGCATCTCGTGCAACCATCTGGGACAGCTGTTTGCACATCTCTGTCAGCACATGTGTAAATTCATCGATATGGGACTCATCAAGCATCACTTTATTCGTCGCAGCGAGGAGCACCGTGTCATTTGTACTCGTATCACCGTCGACTGTCATCACGTTAAAGCTGTCGTCCGCTGCCGATTTCAGTGCGGTGTTCAGTGCATCCTGCGGCAGGCCGGCATCTGTGACGATGTAGCCGAGCATCGTGCCCATATTCGGATGAATCATTCCGGCACCTTTAATAATGGCACCGAAATGAATTGTTTCACCGCCGATTTCCGTTTCAAAAGACAATTCCTTCGGCACTGTGTCCGTCGTCATAATGGCTTCTGCAGCAGCAGTTGAACCTGTTGTGCCGAGTCCGCCGACGAGTGTGTCAAGCCCCGAGTAAAACGGTGTTAGATCGAGCGGTTCACCGATAACACCTGTGGAGCTGACCAGTACTTCATGTGCTTCGATATTCAGTTTTTCAGAAAGGGCGGCAGTCATCGCCTCGACATCTTCCTCGCCATTTCGGCCGTTGCATGCATTTGCATTGCCGCTGTTGACGAGAATCGCTTTAAAGTCCGTAAAGCTTTCCAGCATCTCCATATCGTAGAGCACCGAGTGCGCTTTAACTTTATTTCTCGTAAATACACCTGTGACGGTTGCACCGTCCGGAAAATATATGAGCGCAAGATCTTTATCCTGCGCTTTAAACCCGGTATGTATACCGTTTGCCACAACTCCGTCAACTGCACACAGCCCGCCTGTCATCACCGATAGTTTTTTCTCTGTAATATACATATTAAAAAACCCTTTCTAAGGCATCATGGCAATGGTATTCAGACCTGATTTCTCAGGTAAGCCAAACATGATGTTCATATTTTGTACCGCCTGTCCCGCTGCGCCTTTTCCTAAGTTGTCAATCACCGTTAAAACGATGAGCCGGCCTGTGCGTTCGTCCAGTTGTACTGCAATCTGACAGCCGTTAGTGCCTGCGACGTGTTTCATCTGCGGCAGTTCTCCTGATTCGAGGACATGAACAAACGGTTCGTTTTCATAGGCTTTCGTATAGCTTTCGATAATATCTGTTTTTGTAATGCCGTCTTTAACAGTGGCGTATATAGTCGAGAAGATTCCGCGTTCCGTTGGAATTAAGTGTGGTGTAAACTGCACCTGCACCGCGTTTTCCGACGAGCTGTTCAGTTCCTGCTCGATTTCCGGAATATGACGGTGGGCGAGAGGATTGTATGCTTTGAAGTTGCCCATCAGCTCCGTCAGCAGTTTATCGACCGAGGCACTTCGCCCGGCACCGCTGACACCTGTTTTGCTGTCGATAATAATCGACTGTTCATCGACCAGCGCATCACCGACTGCAGGAAGAATGCCGAGCAGGGCGCCGGTGACGAAGCAGCCGGGATTTGCAATGTACTTCGCATCCTTAATATCATCTCTGTATTTTTCAGGCAGACCGTACACAAAATCTTTCAGTAAATTCGGTGCAGCCTGCTCAACGTTATACGTCGCCTCGTAGACATCGATATTTTTCAGGCGGAAATCCGCCCCTAAATCGATGACTTTTACATCGTATGCTGAAGCGGCTGCCGCCAGTTCCATCGAATGGCCGTGGGGCAGACAGATAAACACAACATCACTGTCGCCGAATACAGTATCCGGATTAAGTTCTGCAAATACTTTACTGTCTGTACTGCCCTTTAAAAACGGATAGTAGCTGTCCACCTTCGTATCAACATGGCTGCGTGATGTTAAATGTACGAGTTCAACTTCGGGATGGGGAATTAAGTAACGTAAGAGCTCGCTTCCTGTGTAACCTGTTGCACCGATAATACTGACTTTGATCATGTAATGACCTCCTGATTATTTATCATTGTAAATCCGGTATAAATAAGTTGCCGTTAGTTGCCGCCATAATTGCTTTAATGGAATGCATGCGGTTTTCGCCCTGTTCAAACTGTCTTGCGTAATCTGCTTCGAACACTTCAGATGTAACTTCCATTTCTTCAATACCGAACTCTTCGGCAACATTTTTACCGTAAACCGTATTTGTATCGTGGAATGCCGGCAGGCAGTGCATGAAGATAAACTTCTCACTGACATCTGCAAGGAGCGCCTTGTTGACCTGATAAGGTAGGAGTGTATTCACGCGTTCCTCGAAGTGTTCTTCTTCACCCATCGACACCCATACATCTGTATAAATGACGTTGGCATCTTTGACTGCTGATTTAACATCTGAAGTAATTTCCACTGTTGAGCCGGACTCTTTTGCGTATTCTTTCGCAAGGCTCACGTATGATTCTTCAGGAAACAGTGATTCGGGTGCTGCAATCGTAACGTCGGCACCGAGCAGTGCTGCAGTTACGAGCAGTGAATTTGCCACGTTGTTACGTCCGTCGCCGGAGTAGACAAGTTTAACGCCGTTGAAAGTACTGAACTCTTCTTTAATCGTCATAAAGTCACCGATCATCTGAGTCGGGTGCCAGTCATCTGTCAGACCGTTCCATACGGGGACGCCGGCGTGTGCTGCAAGTTCTTCAACGACTGCCTGGCTCGCACCTCTGAACTCAAGGCCGTCGAACATGCTGCCTAAAATTTTCGCAGTATCGGAAACCGATTCTTTTTTGCCGAGCTGAATATCGCCTGAACCTAAAAACTCAGGTGCAGCACCGAGATCATTTGCTGCGACTGTAAAAGCTGCACGTGTGCGCGTGGAAGATTTCTCAAACAGCAGCGCTATATTTTGTCCCTTTAAATACGTGTGGGAAATATTATTTTTCTTTAATTGTTTTAAGTGAATGGCAAAATCGATTAAATATTCGACTTCCTTTTTGTTGAAATCACTTATTTTTAAAAAACTTTTACCTTGAAAATGCATCAAAACACTCCTTTTTTAGTACATTTATCTAATTAATATTCGTTAAACTGTATAAATATAATTAATGGTTGTTGTATATAATATACCTGTTAAATTTAGAAATCAAGCCCTTTATCGTATAAACTTACTGCAAACTGTATATTTTTAAATTATTAATGAGCTGAATTAATTGTTGACTAATCACTGTATCAACTGTACTATGTTAATTAATACAGTTAGTACAGCAAACCGACAGGAGGTGGATACGTGTTTGATATCGATGAGAAAAGCCGCATGCCTATATACGAACAGATAACAGAGAATGTAAAACGACTGATCATGCAGGGTGTGCTGCTGCCGGATGAAAAATTGCCGTCAGTACGAAGTCTCGCTCAGGAACTTACGATTAACCCCAACACGATCCAAAAAGCTTACAGAGAATTGGAAAGGGAAGGGTATTTAATTTCCCGTCCCGGAAAAGGGAGCTTTGTGAATGATATGACAGAAACGATGAACAGAGAGCACATTAAAACGTTAACCGATGAAGTCGAACGCCTGATCAGGGAACTGGTATTTCTGGATGTACCCGGAGTGAATTTAAAAGAGATTGTAGATAAAGCGGTACGCGAAAAGGAGGGACATGAATGAAGATTGAAGTGAACTCTGTGGACAAGAATTTTGGTAAAAAGAAAGCCGTCACTGCTGTGGATTTATCGGTTGCAGAAGGCACGATACACGGACTGCTCGGTTCGAACGGAGCCGGGAAAACGACGTTAATGAAAGTGATGTCCGGTATTTATAAAGCAGACAGCGGTCAGGTTAACTACGACGGCAGACACGTTTATGAAAATCCGGATGTTAAAAGCGATGTCATCTTCATGCATGATATTCCGTTCTTCTTTAAAGGCGTGACATTAAAGAAAATGGCAAAGTTTTATAAAGCGATGTACAAAAACTGGTCGGATGAACGCTTTACCCAGCTGTCGGAGCACTTTGGCATAGAACCGGGCAGACAGCTGAATCAGCTGTCGAAGGGCATGAAGCGCCAGGCGGCATTCATTTTGGCGTTCTCGGCAAGACCGAAAGTAATGCTGCTCGATGAACCGTTCGACGGTCTGGACCCGATTATGCGCAAGCAGATTAAAAATATTCTGATGCAGGACATCGCCAATCACGGTATGACTGTCGTCGCATCGAGCCACAACTTACGTGAGATGGAAGATCTGTGCGATGCGGTTTCGATTATGCATGGCGGCAGGATACTCTTTCATAAAGAACTGAGTGACATCAGAGGCACACACTGCAAACTGCAAATTGCCTTTAGGGAACTTCCAAAAGAGCAGTTCTTCACAGATCTGAATGTCGTTCACCAGCATGTCAAAGGAAGAATTATTACATGTATCGTCAAAGGTGATATATCGAACCTGGAAGAGAAAGTAACAAAATATAATCCATTAATGTACGACATACTGCCGCTCACACTGGAAGAAATATTTACTTATGAAATGGGGGAACTCGGTTATGAAATCTCAAAC from Jeotgalicoccus saudimassiliensis includes the following:
- a CDS encoding YebC/PmpR family DNA-binding transcriptional regulator — its product is MGRKWNNIKEKKAQKDQNTSRIYAKFGREIYVAARKGEPDPESNTALKVVLERAKTYSVPKHIIDKAIEKAKGGDDESFDELRYEGFGPNGSMIIVDALTNNVNRTVSDVRAAFGKNGGNMGVSGAVSYMFDSVSVFVFKGFDEETVLMHLMEAEVDVNDVAEENGMTVVYGEPQAYNNIKTALDELGVEDFEVAEHAMIAQNEVTLEDEDLEQFEKLIDVLEDLEDVSNVFHNVNLGE
- a CDS encoding SDR family NAD(P)-dependent oxidoreductase, with the translated sequence MDFGYKGKVAVITGSSKGIGRETALQMVKLGAKVLLVARGEDALKEAVSEISAFGEADYIAQDITESGAAEAIVEAAVQKFGRLDVLVNNAGSSFAKSFEDVEVAGWEEDIDLKVMAAVKMSKAALPHLKKQGGAILNLTAVMGKTPQANSLPTTVSRSAGLALTKAMSKDLGKHNIRVNAVCIGLIRSDQIEKRWQKQAPELSWEEFSVKSGGNIPLGRIGDTAEAANVITFLCSDLASYVSGTAVNIDGGSGHAW
- a CDS encoding aspartate aminotransferase family protein, producing the protein MTTEDLIELGNSALFNTYNRGDKLFVSGKGVWLTNNDGVEYLDFVSGIATNILGHANEKIVDAVSKQAATLMHTSNVYWNKPSIELADKLVSCKGAGSLAKVFFANSGAEANEGALKLARKYGKEVNGENCFEVITLTDSFHGRTMATLSATGQPDMHKDFEPLLPGAKYAPLNDSDALKAAVTAQTCAVLVETVQGEGGINALSDEFVQTLKELQNDGLLLIIDEVQTGMGRTGTLYSFEQFGLQPDIVTLAKGLGGGYPLGAFMATDKVAAHFNSGDHGTTLGGNPLGTAVGNVIFDEIMEAGLLENTAARAEQLNAGLQQIADKTGAIAELKGLGLLIGVEFKDEVQAADVIAASYDEKLLVVPAKHNVVRLLPPLNVTAAEIDEALVRFGAAVEKVSK
- the argB gene encoding acetylglutamate kinase, with product MNDTQRIDTLIEALPYINVFQNNIIVLKYGGNAMVNDSLKESVMQDVLLMKSVGIKPVIVHGGGPFINDMLSSLSIESEFKKGLRVTDDAVMEVAEMVLSGQVNKDIVKHYNKIGGSAVGISGKDGNLIKVKKKFIEETGENGEIETIDIGLVGEIETIDTTLLTLLINNDFVPVISPVGVDMNGDTYNINADYVAGEVAGAIGADKFILLTDTKGVYRDKDDETTLLSELTLAEVDAHIESGIISDGMIPKVECCSHAIKKGVKQAHIVDGRIKHSLLLELFFDAGIGTMIIPHEGGRVL
- the argJ gene encoding bifunctional glutamate N-acetyltransferase/amino-acid acetyltransferase ArgJ → MYITEKKLSVMTGGLCAVDGVVANGIHTGFKAQDKDLALIYFPDGATVTGVFTRNKVKAHSVLYDMEMLESFTDFKAILVNSGNANACNGRNGEEDVEAMTAALSEKLNIEAHEVLVSSTGVIGEPLDLTPFYSGLDTLVGGLGTTGSTAAAEAIMTTDTVPKELSFETEIGGETIHFGAIIKGAGMIHPNMGTMLGYIVTDAGLPQDALNTALKSAADDSFNVMTVDGDTSTNDTVLLAATNKVMLDESHIDEFTHVLTEMCKQLSQMVARDAEGATKFVTVNVVNAASKSDAVSVAKTVATSSLVKTAVYGQDANWGRVIMAVGNSGAETLDPNAITIKFTSGKDEVLVCHEGLAVPFDEALAFNILGCTDVEIFIDLNSGEYSGEVWTCDMSVDYVKINADYRS
- the argC gene encoding N-acetyl-gamma-glutamyl-phosphate reductase — its product is MIKVSIIGATGYTGSELLRYLIPHPEVELVHLTSRSHVDTKVDSYYPFLKGSTDSKVFAELNPDTVFGDSDVVFICLPHGHSMELAAAASAYDVKVIDLGADFRLKNIDVYEATYNVEQAAPNLLKDFVYGLPEKYRDDIKDAKYIANPGCFVTGALLGILPAVGDALVDEQSIIIDSKTGVSGAGRSASVDKLLTELMGNFKAYNPLAHRHIPEIEQELNSSSENAVQVQFTPHLIPTERGIFSTIYATVKDGITKTDIIESYTKAYENEPFVHVLESGELPQMKHVAGTNGCQIAVQLDERTGRLIVLTVIDNLGKGAAGQAVQNMNIMFGLPEKSGLNTIAMMP
- the argF gene encoding ornithine carbamoyltransferase, whose translation is MHFQGKSFLKISDFNKKEVEYLIDFAIHLKQLKKNNISHTYLKGQNIALLFEKSSTRTRAAFTVAANDLGAAPEFLGSGDIQLGKKESVSDTAKILGSMFDGLEFRGASQAVVEELAAHAGVPVWNGLTDDWHPTQMIGDFMTIKEEFSTFNGVKLVYSGDGRNNVANSLLVTAALLGADVTIAAPESLFPEESYVSLAKEYAKESGSTVEITSDVKSAVKDANVIYTDVWVSMGEEEHFEERVNTLLPYQVNKALLADVSEKFIFMHCLPAFHDTNTVYGKNVAEEFGIEEMEVTSEVFEADYARQFEQGENRMHSIKAIMAATNGNLFIPDLQ
- a CDS encoding GntR family transcriptional regulator, which codes for MFDIDEKSRMPIYEQITENVKRLIMQGVLLPDEKLPSVRSLAQELTINPNTIQKAYRELEREGYLISRPGKGSFVNDMTETMNREHIKTLTDEVERLIRELVFLDVPGVNLKEIVDKAVREKEGHE
- a CDS encoding ABC transporter ATP-binding protein, with the protein product MKIEVNSVDKNFGKKKAVTAVDLSVAEGTIHGLLGSNGAGKTTLMKVMSGIYKADSGQVNYDGRHVYENPDVKSDVIFMHDIPFFFKGVTLKKMAKFYKAMYKNWSDERFTQLSEHFGIEPGRQLNQLSKGMKRQAAFILAFSARPKVMLLDEPFDGLDPIMRKQIKNILMQDIANHGMTVVASSHNLREMEDLCDAVSIMHGGRILFHKELSDIRGTHCKLQIAFRELPKEQFFTDLNVVHQHVKGRIITCIVKGDISNLEEKVTKYNPLMYDILPLTLEEIFTYEMGELGYEISNIIVE